A window of the Paenibacillus woosongensis genome harbors these coding sequences:
- a CDS encoding ABC transporter ATP-binding protein: MNAIEVQDLRKAFKIQKNREGLKGAFADLFKRQYQEVVAVKDITFAIPQGEICGYIGENGAGKSTTIKMLTGILVPTSGSLTVGGYVPYEERERFVQNIGVVFGQRSQLWWDIGVIESFQLLRKVYRVSEQDFKKRLDELVERLNLQDLLNRPVRKLSLGQRMRCELVAALLHNPSILFLDEPTIGLDIVVKSEIRDFLKDMNREHGTTILLTTHDLQDIEALCSRVIMLDDGRIIYDGGLEELKQRWGTGREVLFQFGRATKLETLRQWTAGLAVEWSAENDLNAKVWIPLELNVSDVLGRVVGQADITDIKIIETNTDEIVRSIYQSGSAEKAEEALDSLADGTKEVSHV, translated from the coding sequence ATGAACGCGATAGAAGTGCAGGATTTGCGCAAAGCATTTAAAATACAAAAAAACCGCGAAGGCCTCAAAGGAGCTTTTGCGGACTTGTTTAAGCGGCAGTACCAGGAGGTCGTTGCCGTGAAAGACATTACGTTCGCCATTCCTCAAGGCGAAATATGCGGCTATATCGGAGAGAACGGCGCAGGCAAATCGACGACCATCAAGATGCTCACCGGCATACTGGTGCCGACCTCCGGCAGCCTCACCGTCGGCGGCTACGTTCCCTACGAAGAACGGGAGCGGTTCGTGCAAAATATCGGCGTCGTTTTCGGGCAGCGCAGCCAGCTGTGGTGGGACATCGGCGTCATCGAATCGTTCCAGCTGCTGCGGAAGGTGTACCGCGTATCCGAGCAGGATTTCAAAAAGCGGCTGGACGAGCTCGTGGAGCGCCTGAATCTCCAGGATCTGCTGAACCGTCCGGTGCGCAAGCTTAGCCTGGGGCAGCGCATGCGCTGCGAGCTGGTCGCCGCCCTGCTGCATAACCCGTCGATCCTGTTCCTCGACGAGCCGACGATTGGGCTCGATATTGTCGTGAAATCGGAAATTCGCGACTTCCTGAAGGATATGAACCGCGAGCACGGTACGACGATCCTGCTGACGACGCATGATTTGCAGGATATCGAGGCGCTTTGCTCCCGCGTCATCATGCTGGATGACGGGCGAATCATTTACGACGGCGGCCTGGAGGAGCTGAAGCAGCGCTGGGGAACGGGGCGCGAGGTGCTATTTCAATTCGGGAGAGCGACGAAGCTGGAGACGCTGCGGCAGTGGACCGCAGGGCTGGCCGTGGAATGGTCAGCCGAGAACGATCTCAATGCCAAGGTCTGGATTCCGCTGGAGCTTAATGTATCCGATGTGCTCGGACGGGTAGTGGGTCAGGCAGACATTACGGATATCAAAATCATTGAGACGAATACCGATGAAATCGTGCGCAGCATATATCAATCCGGTTCGGCGGAGAAGGCCGAAGAAGCGCTTGATTCCCTGGCGGATGGTACCAAAGAGGTCAGCCATGTCTAA
- a CDS encoding GyrI-like domain-containing protein, translating to MEQVNEALVVTKQAFSAIGLRWEGTFAEAGEGGIRAIHQELQRRRGEIRGIVDLENFYGLSYHAYPGGIGFEHCAVFEVADADEQVPEGMIKVHVPAMKYAKYEHRAEQNIGESYSSIYAWIEQQGFKLLPQEGEELTHFEIYPSEQDPYSTSPQFTIMIPVLEK from the coding sequence ATGGAACAAGTAAATGAGGCGCTGGTTGTAACAAAGCAGGCTTTCAGCGCGATTGGGCTGCGTTGGGAGGGAACGTTTGCTGAGGCGGGAGAGGGCGGCATACGCGCAATTCATCAGGAACTGCAGCGGCGGCGCGGGGAGATCCGGGGAATCGTAGATCTTGAAAATTTCTACGGCTTATCTTATCATGCCTATCCGGGCGGAATTGGATTTGAGCACTGCGCGGTATTTGAGGTGGCTGATGCCGATGAACAGGTGCCGGAAGGCATGATTAAGGTTCACGTTCCGGCGATGAAATACGCGAAGTACGAGCACCGGGCCGAGCAGAATATCGGGGAATCGTACAGCAGCATATATGCTTGGATCGAGCAACAAGGATTTAAGTTGCTTCCGCAGGAAGGCGAGGAGCTGACGCATTTTGAAATATACCCGAGCGAGCAGGATCCTTACAGCACGAGCCCCCAATTTACAATCATGATCCCTGTGCTGGAGAAATAG
- a CDS encoding AraC family transcriptional regulator: MYLEGLLRIKQALELIEQRLEGRLSIDEIAKAACVSPFHFQRMFLILTGMTVAEYTRKRKLTLAAQELATTSSKVIDVALKYGYDSPESFTKAFRKIHGVPPSEARRPGIRLKAFPRISFHLSLKGDQDMDYKMIDKEAFNVIGMPIEVKCDDKGQISRFWQECHQNGSIGKLSSLGNGGNFLGACMNMQPETGDFTYMIAVPTDLNASVEGFSLATIPRSTWAVFNAVGPVPGAIQHVFERIFQEWFPATGYEVASDVPELEVYSPGDISAEDYLCEIWIPINRK; encoded by the coding sequence ATGTATTTGGAAGGGCTATTGCGTATAAAGCAAGCACTAGAGCTAATCGAGCAAAGGCTGGAGGGACGGTTGAGCATCGATGAAATAGCCAAGGCGGCCTGCGTATCTCCATTTCATTTTCAACGAATGTTCCTTATATTGACCGGTATGACGGTAGCCGAGTATACGCGTAAGCGAAAGTTGACGCTAGCTGCACAGGAGCTCGCGACGACATCCTCTAAAGTAATCGATGTGGCGCTGAAGTACGGCTACGATTCCCCGGAGTCTTTTACGAAAGCTTTTCGCAAAATTCATGGTGTCCCGCCTTCGGAGGCCCGCCGTCCGGGTATCCGTCTAAAGGCCTTTCCACGCATTTCCTTCCACTTATCACTGAAAGGAGATCAAGACATGGATTACAAAATGATCGATAAAGAGGCTTTTAACGTCATTGGCATGCCGATTGAAGTGAAATGTGATGACAAGGGACAGATCAGTAGATTCTGGCAGGAGTGCCACCAGAATGGTTCGATCGGGAAGCTCAGCTCGTTGGGCAACGGCGGCAATTTCCTCGGCGCCTGCATGAATATGCAGCCCGAAACCGGCGATTTCACTTATATGATTGCCGTTCCAACGGATTTAAATGCTTCTGTGGAGGGCTTCTCCCTTGCGACAATTCCCCGTTCGACATGGGCGGTTTTCAATGCTGTCGGTCCGGTCCCCGGTGCCATTCAGCACGTGTTTGAACGGATTTTTCAGGAGTGGTTCCCAGCTACCGGGTATGAGGTGGCAAGTGATGTGCCAGAGCTGGAAGTCTACTCGCCAGGAGACATCTCGGCTGAAGATTATCTTTGCGAGATTTGGATTCCCATTAACAGAAAATAA
- a CDS encoding AAC(3) family N-acetyltransferase, protein MHTKQSLMDQLESAGIDRHGTVLMHSSMKSIGEVDGGADTVLDALSEYMKDGLLVLPTHTWSYINKDNPKFYVETSEVCVGILPELFRKRPGVVRSWHPTHSVAALGKDAAEFTAGDERWDTPCHRESAWGRLLDRKATILLVGVDLRRNTFIHGIEEWVDIQGRMTDDHEQLYTVLPDGREILVPSRRHCGLSWSEHFWKVEGVLEEQGALYRARLGDAEVLVCDTVKTTDILSDMLRENPDLFSDNEPLAK, encoded by the coding sequence ATGCACACGAAGCAAAGTTTGATGGATCAGCTTGAAAGCGCTGGCATTGACCGGCATGGCACAGTGCTGATGCATTCATCCATGAAAAGTATCGGCGAAGTGGATGGAGGAGCGGACACGGTGCTGGATGCTCTTTCGGAATATATGAAAGACGGGCTGTTAGTTTTGCCTACCCACACCTGGTCTTATATTAATAAGGATAATCCCAAATTTTATGTCGAGACCTCAGAGGTCTGCGTCGGCATACTCCCTGAATTGTTCCGCAAGCGCCCGGGCGTGGTCCGTTCCTGGCATCCGACACATTCCGTGGCGGCGCTGGGCAAGGATGCGGCCGAGTTTACCGCCGGCGATGAACGCTGGGATACGCCATGTCACCGGGAGTCCGCCTGGGGCCGCCTGCTGGACCGCAAAGCGACGATTCTGCTCGTCGGGGTCGATCTGCGCAGAAATACGTTCATTCACGGCATTGAGGAATGGGTCGATATCCAAGGAAGGATGACGGACGACCATGAGCAGCTGTATACGGTGCTCCCGGACGGCAGAGAAATCTTAGTTCCATCCCGCCGACACTGCGGCCTGTCCTGGTCGGAGCATTTCTGGAAAGTTGAAGGTGTGCTCGAGGAACAGGGAGCGCTCTATCGGGCCCGTCTAGGCGATGCCGAGGTTTTAGTGTGCGATACGGTGAAAACAACGGATATCCTTTCGGATATGCTGCGGGAGAACCCGGATTTATTCTCGGATAACGAGCCTTTGGCAAAGTAA
- a CDS encoding S-layer homology domain-containing protein, with protein MNKKLFAKVITAAALLGTLASPAFATTFITDINGSYAKDAIQELVDKGIINGHGDGRFDPTGRIQRQDFAIILAKSLGLDVNSAPAAATFSDVPPGHYSFAAVEAAVQAGLIHGYGNHQFGNGDSLSRQDMAVIFTRALGVDVSGKGDKLTFTDKDDISSYAKDAVAAAVELGLIKGNTDGSFSPLQSADRQSVALVANKFIRNIEEQRHSQQNPTTPPDGDTPPSPNEPSAPTTPETEKPAPSGNTGSSGSGSGSGGSGSERDTTAPVVSILSDTPVFIGSSLIAASNEIGYLYLIPRGYPSSDRAELEVLVAEGLAKKVQVTTANTPTPLETAQLEAGIYNVFAVDRAGNLSRASSDIELKQPLSLTLAPGAIFVLNPTYVYDEGIVTIVDDSMIEDNDPYTDRNINSFFQVQREEEPLSLQYNPQEGHFLILEDGTTVGYIQISSESELIEAQETERGVQILLKAGADEDTAASLKLTLFENETELSSTILPVIMDAAPPTVTDSVYSDGVITITASEPLVWYDSFEINISHVPVNSSGSSYDLMPFEHFTPSIHNGNVVIILKDEAFRYYPLQPGDQFEITLYGIGDYARNMIGDEVLIVEIP; from the coding sequence TTGAACAAGAAGCTTTTTGCCAAAGTCATCACTGCGGCAGCATTGCTTGGCACATTAGCGTCACCAGCGTTCGCGACAACGTTCATTACGGATATCAACGGCTCTTATGCGAAGGATGCCATTCAAGAGCTGGTTGATAAAGGAATTATTAATGGCCATGGTGACGGAAGATTCGATCCAACTGGACGTATCCAAAGGCAGGATTTCGCGATCATTCTCGCCAAGTCTCTAGGGCTGGATGTGAACAGTGCGCCAGCAGCAGCAACATTTAGCGATGTCCCTCCAGGCCATTATTCTTTTGCAGCCGTCGAGGCCGCAGTACAAGCTGGACTTATTCACGGATACGGCAACCATCAATTCGGCAATGGCGACAGTTTATCACGGCAGGATATGGCCGTCATCTTCACCCGGGCTCTCGGGGTAGATGTTAGCGGTAAGGGGGACAAACTTACCTTCACCGATAAGGACGATATCTCCAGCTATGCCAAAGATGCGGTAGCCGCAGCTGTCGAATTGGGACTCATCAAGGGCAACACCGATGGCAGCTTTAGCCCGCTCCAGAGTGCTGACCGCCAATCCGTGGCTCTCGTAGCCAATAAGTTCATACGGAATATCGAAGAGCAGCGCCATTCCCAGCAAAATCCTACCACACCGCCAGATGGGGATACCCCTCCTTCGCCAAATGAACCTTCAGCGCCTACAACACCCGAGACCGAGAAACCAGCACCATCAGGAAATACCGGCAGCTCAGGATCAGGCTCCGGAAGCGGAGGCAGCGGAAGTGAAAGAGATACGACTGCACCTGTTGTGAGTATTCTATCGGATACACCTGTGTTTATTGGCAGCAGCCTAATCGCAGCCAGCAATGAAATCGGCTATTTATACCTTATTCCGAGAGGATATCCATCGTCAGATCGAGCAGAACTGGAAGTACTCGTAGCTGAAGGCCTCGCGAAAAAGGTACAAGTTACTACCGCCAACACCCCAACACCGCTTGAAACGGCTCAGTTAGAGGCTGGAATCTACAACGTATTTGCCGTGGATCGAGCCGGAAATCTATCCAGAGCTAGCTCGGACATAGAACTAAAGCAGCCTCTATCTTTAACCCTAGCACCGGGAGCCATCTTTGTACTTAACCCCACTTATGTTTACGATGAAGGCATCGTAACTATTGTGGATGATTCTATGATAGAGGATAATGACCCTTACACGGATCGCAATATCAACAGCTTCTTCCAAGTTCAACGAGAAGAAGAACCGCTCTCGCTGCAATACAACCCTCAGGAGGGTCATTTCCTCATATTGGAAGATGGGACAACAGTCGGCTATATTCAGATTTCCTCAGAGTCTGAGCTTATTGAAGCTCAAGAGACTGAGCGCGGAGTGCAGATTCTTCTTAAAGCGGGCGCAGATGAGGACACTGCAGCTTCCTTAAAGCTCACTCTCTTTGAAAATGAAACCGAACTCAGCAGCACTATCCTGCCTGTCATCATGGATGCAGCACCGCCGACGGTCACGGACAGCGTCTACAGCGATGGAGTAATTACAATTACCGCGAGCGAGCCACTGGTTTGGTATGACAGCTTCGAAATAAACATTTCACATGTGCCGGTGAACAGCAGCGGCAGCAGCTATGATCTTATGCCTTTTGAACACTTCACTCCAAGTATTCATAATGGGAATGTAGTTATTATTTTAAAGGACGAGGCTTTTAGATATTATCCTCTGCAGCCTGGCGATCAGTTCGAGATTACATTGTACGGAATCGGGGATTACGCTAGGAATATGATCGGTGATGAAGTGTTAATCGTAGAAATTCCATAA
- a CDS encoding alpha/beta fold hydrolase — MVKVYKSKRAEQQVLQSYQSILEMWPVDFQEQRIPTKYGITHCIISGTPDRPPLLLFHGVGDNSAVMWALNIEELSRHFYCIAVDTLGGPGKSIPNEYFTRSGFDQVDWINQIIDHFQYERVHLAGVSNGAYMAYNYTVTHSHRVHRTVCMEGGMVTKPFKTMVRTLLMMFPEICIPTHQNLLRILKKLSSPHSGVFTQYPWLGDHLALLMKSHNQQAMFVHKVEKYNREEGCAAGSKLYFLVAEHRIELQRDFLRILDEGKFQYKIISNAGHGINHEQPERVNEEVVGFLLEESKRMKRG, encoded by the coding sequence ATGGTCAAGGTATATAAAAGCAAGCGTGCCGAGCAGCAGGTGCTTCAATCCTACCAAAGCATATTAGAAATGTGGCCTGTAGATTTCCAGGAGCAGCGCATCCCGACAAAGTATGGAATAACTCACTGCATTATTTCGGGTACTCCCGATCGTCCTCCGTTATTACTGTTTCATGGGGTAGGGGATAATTCGGCGGTGATGTGGGCTCTGAATATTGAAGAACTGTCCCGGCATTTTTATTGCATCGCGGTGGATACTCTAGGCGGCCCGGGCAAGAGCATACCGAACGAGTATTTTACTAGAAGCGGCTTCGATCAGGTGGATTGGATCAATCAAATTATCGATCATTTTCAGTATGAGCGCGTCCATTTGGCTGGGGTATCGAACGGGGCATATATGGCGTACAACTACACGGTTACTCATAGTCACAGAGTACATCGAACCGTCTGTATGGAAGGTGGTATGGTGACGAAGCCATTTAAGACGATGGTGCGAACGCTGTTGATGATGTTCCCGGAAATTTGCATTCCCACTCATCAAAATTTGCTTCGCATCTTGAAAAAGCTTAGTTCGCCCCATTCCGGGGTTTTCACGCAATATCCTTGGCTGGGGGATCATTTGGCACTGCTTATGAAGAGCCATAATCAGCAGGCGATGTTTGTGCATAAGGTAGAGAAATACAACCGGGAAGAGGGTTGCGCGGCGGGAAGCAAGCTATATTTTCTCGTGGCAGAACATCGGATTGAGCTGCAGCGGGATTTCCTGAGAATATTGGACGAAGGGAAATTTCAGTATAAGATCATTTCCAATGCGGGTCATGGAATTAACCATGAACAGCCCGAACGGGTAAATGAAGAAGTCGTAGGCTTCTTGTTAGAGGAGAGCAAGCGAATGAAAAGGGGCTGA
- a CDS encoding ASCH domain-containing protein, whose protein sequence is MQNHADHEALPPKTCSIERLVTLPEDVEKVLAGRKTATRRNGRYADVGEVMTLKGRDFVVEQVYSQTLGDLTEEQAQQEGYNNLEEYKQSILSIHPGMRWVPTMRVWVHEFNPVQK, encoded by the coding sequence ATGCAAAATCATGCAGATCATGAGGCATTGCCGCCGAAAACCTGTTCGATTGAACGGCTAGTGACTTTGCCGGAGGATGTGGAGAAAGTGCTGGCAGGCCGGAAGACGGCAACCCGCCGCAATGGCCGGTACGCCGATGTGGGGGAAGTGATGACGCTGAAGGGGCGGGATTTTGTAGTAGAGCAGGTCTATTCCCAGACCCTTGGCGATCTGACCGAAGAGCAAGCCCAGCAGGAAGGATACAACAATTTGGAGGAATACAAGCAGTCGATTTTGTCCATTCATCCCGGCATGCGCTGGGTACCGACGATGCGAGTATGGGTTCACGAGTTCAACCCTGTGCAGAAGTAA
- a CDS encoding tetratricopeptide repeat protein yields MKKRILIRVSALVVIICAISMLGACSTGVYKESIHWKEMIANNTKGYLLVDKGRYEEAIEYLEEAVEHAYEIEPALVDLDREIKLDEPMGAPFNNLSWAYNELEDYEKSLEYIEKSLLIVPNRDMEYVNKGNALYGLYRYEEALESFNQALELGDEKYAYYGKGRVLFDLERYEEALEQFDIYIGLDDTDMDGYEMKAYALLWLDRYEEASKLVDGLIREEPDNYDAYRIKAAVLEDLDDLDILAEHYNGMIDKFPDHMDVYVQMIESYTMLGDLDRAKNSYDAAVQKDKNFADIHIAMGDVYMEQSMYVQAAKYYDQAVELNPLDEDSSISKLRALYNGRRNYQCIAFGDEVMKRKVNSSLIPWFTGECHFDLDHYDEAIQAMEQVIKLDPEDDEAYAMIAYSYFMKEDYDLAEEFCEKSLEIYSGNSTALHIQDAIQDSRRPLGERVKSFFKDNYLYISSVPDMDEILSELDKEHMTPAEIAKIIGRAQYKSDAFTAVIYGEEYDRLTVPYGQDVIYEDQGSIAYFRIHEFNHNTDDRFIEELDRIADPETKKLVIDLRGNTGGNMDSANHILDALLPECVTSMLIERDGYADSYYSNPDYVPFKQIYVLVDGNTASASELLTMGLSTYLPNVTVVGQKTYGKGVGQRVFEDKQNKLMILAVNHYWNVRQNNIMNSYISPDIYVKGSALEEYMKPVRAGR; encoded by the coding sequence TTGAAGAAGAGAATTCTGATCCGGGTTAGTGCCTTGGTGGTCATCATTTGTGCAATAAGCATGCTGGGCGCCTGTTCGACGGGTGTTTACAAAGAATCTATCCATTGGAAGGAAATGATAGCGAACAACACCAAGGGCTACCTCCTAGTCGATAAGGGAAGGTACGAGGAGGCGATCGAGTATTTGGAGGAGGCGGTAGAGCACGCTTATGAAATAGAGCCGGCTCTCGTTGATCTGGATCGCGAAATAAAGCTGGATGAGCCTATGGGAGCTCCATTCAATAATTTGAGCTGGGCCTACAATGAGCTGGAGGATTACGAGAAGAGCCTTGAATATATCGAGAAGTCGCTCCTTATCGTACCGAACAGAGACATGGAATACGTGAATAAGGGCAATGCTCTGTACGGCTTGTATCGGTATGAAGAGGCGCTTGAGAGCTTCAATCAGGCTCTTGAACTGGGCGATGAGAAATACGCTTATTACGGCAAAGGCAGAGTATTGTTCGATCTGGAGCGGTATGAAGAAGCGCTGGAGCAGTTCGACATATATATCGGCTTAGACGATACGGATATGGATGGGTACGAAATGAAGGCATACGCCCTTCTCTGGCTAGACCGGTATGAGGAGGCGAGCAAGCTTGTTGATGGTTTGATCCGGGAGGAGCCAGATAATTATGATGCGTACCGCATCAAAGCGGCCGTGCTCGAGGATTTGGACGATTTGGACATTCTTGCTGAGCATTATAACGGCATGATCGACAAGTTTCCCGATCATATGGACGTCTACGTACAAATGATAGAGTCCTATACCATGCTGGGCGATTTGGACCGGGCGAAGAACAGCTATGATGCGGCCGTCCAGAAGGATAAGAACTTTGCAGATATACATATAGCTATGGGGGATGTTTATATGGAGCAATCCATGTATGTCCAGGCTGCCAAATATTATGATCAGGCCGTCGAGCTCAATCCTCTGGATGAGGATAGCAGTATCAGCAAATTGAGGGCGCTGTACAACGGCCGCAGAAATTACCAGTGTATCGCCTTTGGCGATGAGGTTATGAAGCGCAAGGTCAATTCTTCGCTGATCCCCTGGTTTACGGGAGAGTGCCATTTCGACTTGGATCATTATGACGAAGCCATTCAGGCCATGGAGCAAGTGATCAAGCTTGATCCTGAGGATGACGAGGCTTATGCCATGATCGCCTACTCCTACTTTATGAAGGAGGACTATGATCTTGCGGAAGAGTTCTGCGAGAAGAGCCTGGAGATCTACTCCGGCAATTCGACGGCCCTGCATATCCAAGATGCAATACAAGATAGCCGCAGGCCGCTTGGGGAGCGGGTCAAAAGTTTTTTCAAGGATAATTATTTATACATAAGTAGTGTTCCGGACATGGATGAAATTTTATCCGAGCTGGATAAAGAACATATGACGCCGGCGGAAATCGCCAAGATTATTGGCCGAGCCCAGTATAAGAGTGATGCATTTACCGCCGTTATTTATGGGGAGGAATACGATCGGTTAACAGTACCTTACGGTCAGGACGTGATCTATGAAGATCAAGGGTCCATCGCCTATTTCCGTATTCATGAATTCAATCATAATACCGACGACCGTTTTATTGAAGAACTCGACCGCATTGCCGACCCCGAAACGAAGAAGCTGGTTATTGATTTGCGCGGGAATACGGGGGGGAATATGGATAGCGCGAATCATATTCTGGATGCGCTGCTGCCGGAATGCGTGACTAGCATGCTGATCGAGCGGGACGGCTATGCGGACAGCTATTATTCAAATCCCGATTATGTGCCTTTTAAGCAAATTTATGTGTTGGTCGATGGCAATACGGCGAGTGCCTCAGAGCTGCTGACCATGGGGCTGAGTACGTATTTGCCCAACGTGACCGTGGTAGGTCAGAAAACTTACGGTAAAGGAGTCGGGCAGCGCGTATTCGAGGACAAGCAGAACAAATTGATGATCCTTGCGGTAAATCACTACTGGAATGTCCGGCAGAACAATATTATGAACTCCTATATTTCTCCAGATATTTACGTAAAAGGCTCCGCGCTGGAAGAGTATATGAAGCCCGTTAGAGCAGGCCGTTAG
- a CDS encoding 4'-phosphopantetheinyl transferase family protein, with the protein MIEIYGVRLETNIDSLPIWRLVQALPPERQERIHRFRRKEDALRTLAADLLSRLLICSWLNIRNKDIRLTQNAYGKPLLEENSGLYFNNSHSGEWVVSAIAGSPVGIDVEKVEEIDFSIAGRFFSEQECLDLDLRRGEAKLNYFFDLWTLKESYIKAAGMGLSMPLDSFTVRAGNDGRIELTTLNEFRGCSFRQYPIGPGYKLSVCTQDDRFPDHIGLLSMDELHERFMTYV; encoded by the coding sequence ATGATAGAAATCTACGGTGTCCGGCTGGAAACAAATATCGACTCGCTCCCTATTTGGAGGCTGGTTCAAGCGCTTCCACCCGAGAGGCAGGAGCGGATTCATAGATTCAGGCGTAAGGAAGATGCGCTAAGAACGTTAGCAGCGGACCTCCTGTCGAGGCTCCTCATCTGCAGCTGGCTGAACATCCGGAACAAAGATATCCGGCTGACTCAAAATGCTTATGGCAAACCGCTGCTCGAAGAGAATTCCGGGCTGTATTTCAATAACTCCCACTCCGGGGAATGGGTAGTTTCTGCCATAGCCGGCTCCCCGGTCGGCATCGATGTAGAAAAGGTAGAGGAGATCGACTTCAGCATCGCCGGGCGTTTTTTCTCGGAGCAAGAATGTCTTGACCTCGATTTGCGGCGGGGGGAAGCGAAATTAAACTATTTCTTTGACCTGTGGACGCTCAAAGAGAGCTACATAAAAGCCGCAGGCATGGGCCTCTCCATGCCGCTCGATTCCTTCACCGTGCGCGCCGGGAATGACGGCCGGATCGAGCTGACTACCCTGAATGAATTCAGAGGCTGCTCCTTCAGGCAGTACCCGATCGGCCCCGGTTACAAATTGTCCGTCTGCACGCAGGATGACCGTTTCCCAGATCACATTGGCTTGCTAAGCATGGATGAGCTGCACGAGCGGTTCATGACATATGTATGA
- a CDS encoding NCS2 family permease has protein sequence MGSRLERWFDLQEEKTTIRTEMVAGLTTFMTVAYIIAVNGAILSMVGMPYEAATIVTVICSFIGCMLMALWANSPLVLVPGMGDNAFFVFTLVFSMGLTWQQALAAVFVAGLVFMVTTVTKWADYLSRSIPKSMIHAMTAGIGFFIAFLGLKNGGLIIASEGTFVTLANLSEPHALTTILTLVIALPLFLRNVKGNFLIAILAGTGIGAALGIVDFTVLRDFSISFGGYGELFLALDFSGIGTFQFWTAVFSLSMVIIFQNMGAQLGMLPNKSKFRRSFQANSFSVISAGLLGCSPMTTAAEGATGIASGGRTGLTSLTAGLLFIPALFLVPLFKVIPSSAIAPVLIIVGCLMIMSIKEVPFDDFTEAFPAYMMLAIMPLSFSIANGIAFGFIAYPIVKWVTGRRSEVSMAMYLIAFFFLLYFILGSM, from the coding sequence TTGGGAAGTAGATTGGAAAGATGGTTTGACCTGCAAGAGGAGAAAACCACGATTCGTACTGAAATGGTGGCAGGACTAACTACCTTTATGACCGTCGCTTATATCATTGCCGTGAACGGTGCTATTTTGAGCATGGTGGGGATGCCGTATGAGGCGGCAACGATCGTAACGGTCATCTGCTCCTTCATCGGCTGCATGCTGATGGCGCTGTGGGCTAATTCTCCCCTCGTTCTTGTTCCTGGCATGGGGGATAATGCGTTTTTTGTATTTACGCTCGTCTTCTCGATGGGGTTAACTTGGCAGCAGGCGCTTGCCGCAGTATTCGTCGCCGGGCTTGTATTCATGGTCACAACGGTAACGAAGTGGGCGGATTACTTATCACGGTCGATTCCGAAGTCAATGATTCATGCGATGACGGCAGGGATCGGATTTTTTATTGCTTTCTTGGGTTTGAAGAACGGCGGACTGATCATTGCCAGCGAGGGCACCTTTGTAACCCTAGCCAATCTGAGCGAGCCGCACGCACTTACGACGATATTGACGCTGGTCATTGCGCTGCCGTTATTTTTGCGGAATGTGAAAGGGAACTTCCTGATTGCAATCCTGGCGGGAACCGGCATCGGCGCCGCGCTGGGGATTGTGGATTTCACAGTGCTGAGAGATTTCAGCATCTCTTTCGGCGGTTACGGAGAGCTGTTCCTGGCACTGGACTTTAGTGGTATTGGCACCTTCCAGTTTTGGACGGCGGTGTTCTCGCTGTCGATGGTCATTATTTTTCAGAATATGGGGGCCCAGCTCGGCATGCTTCCGAATAAGTCGAAATTCAGAAGATCGTTTCAAGCCAATTCCTTCTCGGTGATCAGCGCAGGATTGCTCGGCTGCAGTCCGATGACGACGGCGGCGGAAGGGGCGACCGGCATTGCCTCCGGCGGAAGAACCGGACTTACCTCTCTAACCGCAGGGCTGTTGTTCATCCCCGCGCTATTCCTGGTGCCTTTGTTCAAAGTCATCCCCAGCAGTGCGATTGCGCCGGTGCTGATTATCGTGGGCTGCCTGATGATTATGTCGATCAAGGAAGTTCCTTTTGACGATTTTACCGAAGCCTTCCCGGCTTACATGATGCTGGCCATCATGCCATTGTCTTTCAGTATCGCGAACGGGATCGCGTTTGGCTTCATCGCCTACCCGATCGTGAAGTGGGTGACGGGCCGCCGGTCGGAAGTGTCGATGGCAATGTACCTCATCGCCTTCTTCTTCCTGCTCTATTTTATTTTGGGCTCGATGTAG